The Devosia sp. YIM 151766 genome includes a region encoding these proteins:
- a CDS encoding D-alanine--D-alanine ligase, translating to MTKHVAVLMGGWSNEREVSLSSGRECAAALGRAGYRVTEVDVGRDLSNVLLDLKPDVAFNALHGPFGESGMVQGVLELLQIPYTHSGVLASALAMDKHQAKIMLKAAGVPVTDHVIAGREEVARSHVMAPPYVIKPIAEGSSFGVFIVKTGTSHPPQEILREDWNCGEQVMVERYIPGRELTCAVMGDVALAVTEIVTDLSFYNYEAKYAQGGSLHTIPADIKPKIYDKVQKLSLAAHLALGCRGVTRTDFRYNDAAGEDGELVCLEINTQPGMTPTSLVPEQAAHVGHSFEDLVSWMVEDASCNR from the coding sequence ATGACCAAGCATGTCGCCGTTCTCATGGGGGGATGGTCGAATGAGCGCGAGGTGTCGCTGAGTTCGGGCCGTGAATGCGCCGCAGCGCTGGGTCGGGCCGGCTATCGGGTCACCGAAGTCGATGTGGGCCGCGATCTTTCCAATGTCCTGCTCGACCTCAAGCCGGATGTCGCCTTCAACGCGCTGCATGGCCCGTTCGGCGAAAGCGGCATGGTGCAGGGCGTGCTGGAATTGCTCCAAATCCCCTATACCCATTCCGGGGTATTGGCCTCGGCGCTGGCCATGGACAAGCACCAGGCCAAGATCATGCTCAAGGCCGCCGGGGTTCCGGTGACCGACCATGTCATTGCGGGCCGGGAGGAAGTGGCGCGCTCCCATGTCATGGCGCCCCCCTATGTGATCAAGCCGATAGCCGAAGGATCGAGCTTCGGCGTCTTCATCGTCAAGACCGGAACCAGCCATCCGCCGCAGGAAATCCTGCGCGAGGACTGGAATTGCGGCGAGCAGGTCATGGTGGAACGCTATATTCCCGGGCGCGAACTGACCTGCGCGGTGATGGGCGATGTGGCATTGGCCGTCACCGAGATCGTCACCGATCTCAGCTTTTACAATTACGAAGCGAAATATGCCCAGGGCGGATCACTTCACACCATTCCCGCCGACATTAAACCTAAAATTTACGACAAAGTGCAAAAGCTTAGCCTGGCTGCGCATTTGGCGCTCGGCTGCCGTGGCGTGACGCGGACGGACTTCCGCTACAACGACGCGGCCGGCGAGGATGGCGAACTCGTCTGTCTGGAAATCAACACCCAGCCAGGCATGACGCCGACCTCCCTGGTGCCCGAGCAGGCCGCCCATGTCGGGCACAGCTTTGAAGATCTGGTCTCCTGGATGGTGGAGGACGCGAGTTGCAACAGGTAA
- the murC gene encoding UDP-N-acetylmuramate--L-alanine ligase, with translation MKMPRNMGPVHFIGIGGIGMSGIAEILHNQGYVVQGSDASLNPNVQRLRDMGIRVEIGQSADNLGQAEVVVVSSAIKKDNPELVAARARALPIVRRAEMLAEIMRFKTAIAIGGTHGKTTTTTLVATLLDAGNLDPTVINGGIINAYGTNARLGGGEWMVVEADESDGTFVKLPADVAVVTNIDAEHLDHYGDFDGVKKAFRQFVENVPFYGFAVMCLDHPEVQALVGDILDRRVITYGRNPQADVRLVDLENRDGVQHFSVEIRDRIRQTQLRIDGLQLPMPGIHNALNATAAIAVADQLHVPAEAIRRGLKGFTGVKRRFSKTGEVGGVTIIDDYGHHPVEIAAVLQAARQSARRDVVAVVQPHRYSRVHDLFDDFAACFNDADTVIVAPIYAAGEQPIAGVTHEELVNRITARGHRDARVLDGPEALAALLASRVEDGDYVVCLGAGNITQWAAALPAELGALVEKGAA, from the coding sequence ATGAAGATGCCACGCAATATGGGGCCGGTCCATTTCATCGGCATCGGCGGCATCGGCATGAGCGGCATTGCCGAAATCCTGCATAACCAAGGCTATGTGGTGCAGGGCTCCGATGCCTCGCTCAATCCCAATGTGCAGCGGCTGCGCGATATGGGGATCAGGGTCGAAATCGGCCAGAGCGCCGACAATCTGGGTCAGGCCGAGGTCGTGGTGGTGTCCTCCGCCATCAAGAAGGACAATCCCGAACTGGTCGCGGCCCGCGCCCGGGCGCTGCCCATCGTGCGCCGGGCCGAAATGCTGGCCGAGATCATGCGGTTCAAGACCGCCATCGCCATTGGCGGCACGCATGGCAAGACCACGACGACGACGCTGGTGGCGACCCTGCTGGATGCCGGCAATCTCGACCCGACCGTCATCAATGGCGGCATCATCAATGCCTATGGCACCAATGCGCGGCTGGGCGGCGGCGAGTGGATGGTGGTGGAGGCCGACGAGAGCGACGGCACCTTCGTCAAGCTGCCGGCAGACGTGGCGGTCGTGACCAATATCGATGCCGAGCATCTCGATCATTATGGCGACTTCGACGGGGTGAAGAAGGCATTTCGCCAATTCGTCGAGAACGTGCCGTTCTACGGCTTCGCGGTAATGTGCCTCGATCATCCCGAGGTCCAGGCCCTGGTGGGCGATATTCTCGACCGGCGGGTCATTACCTATGGCCGCAATCCGCAGGCCGACGTCCGGCTGGTCGATCTGGAGAACCGGGACGGGGTGCAGCATTTCTCGGTGGAAATCCGCGACCGGATCCGCCAGACGCAATTGCGCATCGACGGGCTGCAATTGCCCATGCCCGGTATCCATAATGCGCTGAATGCCACCGCGGCGATTGCCGTGGCGGATCAATTGCATGTGCCGGCAGAGGCCATCCGCCGGGGCCTGAAGGGCTTCACCGGGGTGAAACGGCGCTTCAGCAAGACCGGCGAGGTCGGCGGCGTAACCATCATCGACGATTATGGACATCATCCGGTGGAGATCGCGGCAGTGCTGCAGGCGGCGCGGCAATCGGCGCGGCGCGATGTCGTGGCCGTGGTGCAGCCGCATCGCTATTCCCGGGTACATGACCTGTTCGACGATTTCGCCGCCTGCTTCAACGATGCCGACACGGTAATCGTCGCGCCGATCTATGCAGCGGGCGAGCAGCCCATTGCCGGGGTGACGCATGAGGAACTGGTCAATCGCATAACCGCGCGCGGGCATCGCGACGCGCGGGTGCTGGATGGACCGGAAGCGCTGGCGGCATTGCTGGCGAGCCGGGTGGAAGACGGCGATTACGTGGTCTGCCTCGGTGCAGGCAATATTACCCAATGGGCGGCGGCGCTGCCGGCGGAGCTGGGCGCGCTGGTGGAGAAGGGAGCGGCGTGA
- the ftsA gene encoding cell division protein FtsA, which yields MMTDAMTSRLRPVQPGKTTLVAVLDIGSTKICCVIARLVPRAEGKSLKGRTHQAEVIGFGYGPSTGVKSGVVVDIEKAEQAIRNVVGMAERAAGLTLESVLVNVTAGRLGSETFSAAVSLDGQEVEKADIVRVLKAVNSRSVRPERSIIHALPIGYALDGNRGVRDPKGMVGEKLGVDVAVVSAETLAMRNLELVLHRCHLQIEALVATPYASGLATLVDDEAKLGVACIDFGGATTTVSVFNDGHMVYADAIAIGGHHLTLDIARQLSVSVADAERLKTLHGSVLPGQADEREMIAIQPVGASHDEAPGQIPRAVLTRIMRPRIEEILTAIRDRMQATGMMDVCGRRFVLTGGASEMTGLPEVARRTLARNVRNGRPMGIAGLPDIAKGAAFATMAGMLVYPQVCGQEYVEPRGRGKLTGTDGYFARVGNWLRTSF from the coding sequence ATGATGACCGATGCGATGACGTCCCGGCTGCGGCCGGTCCAACCCGGCAAGACGACGCTGGTGGCGGTGCTCGATATCGGGTCCACCAAGATCTGTTGCGTCATCGCCCGCCTGGTTCCGCGCGCCGAAGGCAAGTCGCTCAAGGGCCGCACCCATCAGGCCGAGGTGATCGGTTTCGGCTATGGCCCCTCCACCGGGGTCAAGAGCGGCGTGGTGGTGGATATCGAAAAGGCCGAGCAGGCCATCCGCAATGTGGTCGGCATGGCCGAACGCGCGGCGGGACTGACGCTGGAAAGCGTGCTGGTGAACGTGACCGCCGGACGGCTGGGCTCCGAGACCTTTTCCGCCGCCGTGTCGCTGGACGGGCAGGAAGTGGAGAAGGCCGATATCGTCCGGGTGCTGAAGGCGGTCAATTCGCGTTCGGTGCGGCCGGAGCGCTCGATCATCCATGCGCTACCCATCGGTTACGCCCTGGACGGCAATAGGGGGGTTCGCGACCCCAAGGGCATGGTGGGCGAAAAGCTCGGCGTCGACGTCGCCGTGGTGAGCGCCGAGACCCTGGCGATGCGCAATCTGGAACTGGTGCTGCATCGCTGCCATTTGCAGATCGAGGCCCTGGTGGCGACCCCTTACGCTTCGGGGCTGGCGACGCTGGTGGATGACGAGGCCAAGCTGGGCGTCGCCTGCATCGATTTTGGCGGGGCCACGACCACGGTTTCGGTCTTCAATGACGGGCATATGGTCTATGCCGACGCCATCGCCATTGGCGGGCATCATCTGACGCTGGACATTGCCCGGCAGCTGTCGGTCAGCGTGGCCGATGCCGAGCGGCTGAAGACGCTGCATGGCTCGGTGCTGCCGGGGCAGGCCGACGAGCGCGAGATGATCGCGATCCAGCCGGTGGGCGCCAGCCATGACGAGGCGCCCGGCCAGATTCCACGGGCGGTGCTGACGCGCATCATGCGCCCGCGCATCGAGGAAATCCTCACCGCGATCCGCGACCGGATGCAGGCGACGGGCATGATGGATGTGTGCGGACGCCGTTTCGTGCTGACCGGGGGCGCCAGCGAAATGACCGGCCTGCCGGAAGTGGCGCGCCGGACCCTGGCGCGCAATGTGCGCAATGGCAGACCGATGGGCATTGCCGGCCTGCCGGACATCGCCAAGGGCGCCGCCTTCGCCACCATGGCGGGAATGCTGGTCTATCCGCAGGTCTGCGGGCAGGAATATGTCGAGCCGCGCGGAAGGGGAAAGCTTACCGGCACCGATGGCTATTTCGCCCGGGTCGGCAATTGGCTGCGCACGAGTTTTTAG
- the murG gene encoding undecaprenyldiphospho-muramoylpentapeptide beta-N-acetylglucosaminyltransferase codes for MKTFVLMAGGTGGHLFPAMALAQELTRRGHAVELMTDHRVESYGADFPARQIHIVPAATPSGGNPIKLVSAGLTILRGIAAAHGKLRKLRPDAVVGFGGYPTFPPFIAANVLGIPGILHEQNAVMGRANRALARFADMLAMSFPTTKFADQHGLDKVVTGNPVRDRVRNLIGTPYPAPDDKGPIRLVITGGSQGARALSEIVPEAIALLPPPMRSRLQIVHQARSEDVERVTDCYRRARVSVEIASFIADLPERIAQAHLVICRAGASTIAELAVLGRPAILIPLPGSLDADQKYNARFLEEGGGGWVAEQATLSPQSLATRLHDLLTDPPLLQQAAEAARSLGQPHAVEKLADLAEALAGKHSQIKEGPRS; via the coding sequence ATGAAAACTTTTGTCCTCATGGCGGGCGGTACGGGGGGGCATCTCTTTCCGGCCATGGCGCTGGCTCAGGAATTGACCCGGCGCGGTCACGCGGTCGAGCTGATGACCGATCACCGGGTGGAGAGTTATGGCGCCGATTTTCCGGCGCGGCAAATCCATATCGTGCCGGCGGCGACACCCTCGGGCGGTAATCCGATCAAGCTGGTTTCGGCTGGTCTCACCATTCTTCGGGGCATCGCCGCAGCGCATGGAAAGCTGCGCAAATTGCGGCCCGATGCGGTGGTCGGCTTTGGCGGCTATCCGACTTTTCCGCCGTTCATTGCCGCCAATGTCCTTGGAATCCCTGGCATTTTACATGAACAGAACGCGGTGATGGGCCGGGCGAACCGGGCGCTGGCGCGCTTTGCCGATATGCTGGCCATGAGTTTTCCGACTACCAAATTCGCCGACCAGCATGGGCTGGACAAGGTGGTGACCGGCAATCCGGTGCGGGATCGGGTGCGCAATCTGATCGGTACGCCCTATCCGGCGCCGGACGATAAAGGACCGATCCGGCTGGTGATTACCGGCGGCAGCCAGGGGGCGCGGGCGCTGTCGGAGATCGTGCCGGAGGCGATCGCATTGCTGCCGCCGCCGATGCGAAGCCGGCTGCAAATCGTGCACCAGGCGCGTAGCGAAGACGTCGAGCGGGTAACAGACTGTTACCGTCGAGCGCGGGTCAGCGTCGAAATCGCCAGCTTTATCGCCGATCTGCCGGAACGTATCGCCCAGGCGCATCTGGTCATCTGCCGGGCGGGGGCATCGACCATTGCCGAGCTGGCGGTTCTCGGCCGCCCGGCCATTCTCATCCCGCTGCCGGGATCGCTCGATGCCGACCAGAAATATAATGCCCGCTTCCTCGAAGAGGGTGGCGGCGGATGGGTGGCGGAACAGGCCACGCTTTCACCGCAATCGCTTGCCACTCGGCTGCACGACTTGTTGACCGATCCGCCGCTCTTGCAGCAAGCCGCCGAGGCGGCGCGTTCGCTGGGACAACCCCATGCGGTCGAGAAACTGGCCGACCTGGCGGAGGCGCTGGCCGGCAAGCATAGCCAGATCAAAGAAGGACCCCGATCATGA
- a CDS encoding FtsQ-type POTRA domain-containing protein gives MQQVKSETFLAGAQMVHPRALPVPVRTQRRRLANRVNRALVLHGRLVRRGVLMVVLAAAALGVYQLREPIGNLAAMLGEIAQGNFAQAGLAIGEISISGQTLTAEQDIFDALGIAPHTSTLGFDVDAARQRIAELPAVQAVTVRKTYPGDVAVVITEKVPVARWRVDGVTFVIDGRGDQIGEDRGAYGELPLVIGDGAADDALVMIRAIGTVPRLQDGLVALSRIADRRWDLIYDTGLRVQLPEQGVAPALRRLVSYQDQYQLLDRDVSIIDLRLDTIVAIRPNKTEESDKS, from the coding sequence TTGCAACAGGTAAAGAGCGAGACCTTTCTCGCCGGCGCGCAGATGGTTCATCCGCGCGCATTGCCTGTTCCCGTCCGCACACAGCGCCGGCGGCTCGCCAATCGGGTCAATCGCGCCCTGGTCTTGCACGGCCGCCTGGTGCGCCGGGGCGTGCTCATGGTCGTGCTCGCCGCTGCGGCGCTGGGTGTCTATCAATTGCGCGAGCCGATCGGCAATCTTGCCGCGATGCTGGGCGAAATCGCCCAGGGCAATTTCGCCCAGGCAGGGCTGGCCATCGGCGAAATCTCCATAAGCGGGCAGACGCTTACCGCCGAACAGGACATTTTCGACGCGCTCGGCATCGCGCCGCACACCTCGACGCTGGGCTTCGATGTGGATGCGGCGCGCCAGCGCATCGCCGAATTGCCGGCCGTGCAGGCGGTTACTGTCCGCAAGACCTATCCGGGCGACGTGGCGGTGGTGATCACCGAAAAAGTACCGGTGGCGCGCTGGCGGGTGGATGGGGTGACGTTCGTGATCGACGGACGCGGCGACCAGATCGGCGAGGATCGCGGCGCTTATGGCGAACTGCCCCTGGTCATCGGGGACGGGGCCGCCGACGACGCCCTGGTGATGATCCGGGCGATCGGCACCGTGCCGCGCTTGCAGGACGGGCTCGTCGCGCTGTCGCGCATTGCCGACCGGCGCTGGGACCTGATCTACGATACCGGGCTGCGCGTGCAATTGCCGGAGCAGGGCGTGGCGCCGGCTTTGCGCCGGCTCGTGTCCTATCAGGACCAATATCAGCTTCTCGACCGCGACGTTTCGATCATCGATCTGCGCCTCGATACGATCGTCGCCATTCGCCCCAACAAGACCGAAGAATCCGATAAATCATGA
- the mraY gene encoding phospho-N-acetylmuramoyl-pentapeptide-transferase, giving the protein MLYFLGQLGEQLTAFNVFRYITFRTAGAVVTALFFVFLFGPGMIALLRLKQGGGQPIREDGPAGHLLTKKGTPTMGGLMILSGAVISTLLWSNLTNGYVWVVLFVTVGFGAIGFYDDYLKVKRMSHAGFGGKQRLMLEAIIGAMAAFFISQLASGSYGTSLLFPFVKDLALNLGYFYILFGGFVVVAAGNSVNLTDGLDGLAIVPVMVAAACFGLIAYLVGSQNYADYLLLNAVPGTAELAVVCGALIGAGLGFLWFNAPPAQIFMGDTGSLALGGALGAIAVATKHEIVLAIIGGLFVLEAVSVIVQVTSFKLTGKRVFRMAPIHHHFEHLGWTESQVVIRFWIISFVLALIGLSSLKLR; this is encoded by the coding sequence ATGCTCTATTTTCTCGGCCAGTTGGGTGAACAACTCACCGCCTTCAACGTCTTCCGGTACATCACTTTCCGCACCGCCGGCGCGGTGGTGACCGCCTTGTTCTTCGTCTTCCTGTTCGGCCCGGGCATGATCGCCCTGCTCCGGCTGAAACAAGGAGGCGGCCAGCCGATCCGCGAAGACGGTCCGGCGGGGCATCTGCTGACCAAGAAGGGCACGCCGACCATGGGCGGGCTGATGATCTTGTCCGGCGCGGTGATCTCGACGCTGCTCTGGTCGAACCTTACCAACGGCTATGTCTGGGTGGTGCTCTTCGTGACCGTGGGCTTCGGCGCCATCGGCTTCTACGACGATTATCTCAAGGTCAAGCGCATGAGCCATGCCGGCTTCGGCGGCAAGCAAAGGCTGATGCTGGAGGCGATTATCGGCGCGATGGCGGCCTTCTTCATTTCCCAGCTCGCCTCGGGCTCCTACGGCACCTCGCTGCTATTCCCCTTCGTCAAGGATCTGGCTCTCAACCTGGGCTATTTCTACATCCTGTTCGGCGGTTTCGTGGTGGTGGCGGCGGGCAATTCAGTCAATCTCACCGATGGGCTCGATGGCCTTGCCATCGTGCCGGTCATGGTGGCGGCTGCCTGTTTCGGGCTCATCGCCTATCTCGTCGGGTCCCAGAACTATGCCGATTATCTGCTGCTCAATGCGGTGCCCGGCACGGCGGAACTCGCCGTGGTCTGCGGCGCGCTGATCGGGGCAGGGCTGGGTTTCCTCTGGTTCAACGCGCCCCCGGCGCAGATTTTCATGGGCGATACCGGCTCTCTGGCTCTGGGCGGCGCCCTGGGCGCCATCGCCGTGGCGACCAAGCATGAAATCGTGCTGGCCATTATCGGCGGGCTGTTCGTGCTGGAAGCCGTTTCGGTGATCGTGCAGGTCACCTCGTTCAAGCTGACCGGAAAGCGGGTGTTCCGGATGGCGCCGATCCACCACCATTTCGAGCATCTCGGCTGGACCGAGAGCCAGGTGGTGATCCGGTTCTGGATCATCTCCTTCGTGCTGGCACTGATCGGGTTATCAAGCCTGAAATTGCGGTAG
- the murF gene encoding UDP-N-acetylmuramoyl-tripeptide--D-alanyl-D-alanine ligase, which yields MTRPLFTLDAILQATGGRAEGVDAEAINSISIDSRELGPDALFVAIKGDRFDGHDFVEAALANGAVAALVSEGRGSGPGRIVVPDALGGLRDLARAARERSRAFIVGITGSVGKTTTKEALRLVFEAAGETHASIKSFNNHWGVPLMLARMPETAQFGIFEMGMNAPDEIRPLSQLVRPHVAVITSIAPAHLERLGSLENIARAKAEIFEGLESGGTAIVNADHAQIGALFDAAATAGVSNLLTFGFSRGTDWQLIDPQTAADRSFAIVLHGDERHELALRVSGRHMLSNATAALAVAHLAGIEPSIALPALAGFAAQPGRGQRKALGPKDKKLLLIDESYNANTASMVAALEVFAAIEAPGGRKVAVLGDMLELGREAEAQHAGLSEAVRMSGADKVHLVGRNMAALAAALPADLLASYSQNAEEAEDVIVADLAYGDAIMIKGSNGVGLARIVNAIIARFEQS from the coding sequence ATGACCCGACCCCTTTTCACCCTCGACGCCATTCTGCAAGCCACCGGCGGCCGCGCCGAGGGTGTCGACGCCGAGGCGATCAATTCGATTTCCATCGATTCCCGCGAACTCGGCCCGGATGCTCTTTTCGTCGCCATCAAGGGCGACCGCTTCGATGGGCATGATTTCGTCGAGGCCGCGTTAGCCAATGGCGCGGTGGCGGCTCTGGTCAGCGAGGGGCGCGGTTCCGGTCCGGGCCGCATCGTGGTTCCCGATGCGCTGGGCGGTCTCCGCGACCTGGCCCGTGCCGCCCGCGAACGCAGCAGAGCCTTCATCGTCGGGATCACCGGCAGCGTCGGCAAGACCACGACCAAGGAAGCCTTGCGCCTGGTGTTCGAAGCGGCGGGGGAAACCCATGCCTCGATCAAGAGCTTTAACAATCATTGGGGCGTGCCGCTGATGCTGGCGCGCATGCCGGAAACGGCCCAGTTCGGCATTTTCGAAATGGGCATGAACGCGCCCGACGAAATCCGGCCATTGAGCCAATTGGTGCGGCCGCATGTGGCGGTGATCACCTCCATCGCGCCGGCGCATCTGGAACGACTCGGCAGCCTGGAAAATATCGCGCGCGCCAAGGCGGAAATATTCGAGGGGCTGGAGTCTGGCGGCACAGCTATCGTCAATGCCGATCATGCGCAGATCGGCGCACTTTTTGATGCGGCTGCTACAGCTGGGGTTAGCAATCTGTTAACATTTGGCTTCTCAAGGGGAACGGATTGGCAGCTCATCGATCCCCAGACCGCTGCCGATCGCAGCTTCGCGATCGTGCTGCATGGCGACGAGCGGCACGAGCTGGCGCTCAGGGTTTCCGGCCGCCACATGCTCTCCAATGCCACGGCGGCGCTGGCCGTCGCGCATCTGGCCGGCATCGAGCCCTCCATTGCCTTGCCGGCGCTGGCCGGCTTCGCGGCGCAGCCGGGCAGGGGTCAGCGGAAAGCATTGGGACCAAAAGATAAAAAGCTGTTGCTGATCGACGAAAGCTACAATGCCAACACCGCTTCAATGGTCGCGGCGCTGGAGGTGTTTGCGGCCATCGAGGCCCCCGGCGGCCGCAAGGTGGCGGTGCTGGGCGATATGCTGGAGCTCGGTCGGGAAGCCGAAGCGCAGCATGCAGGTCTCAGCGAAGCGGTGCGAATGAGCGGCGCCGACAAGGTCCATCTCGTCGGCCGGAATATGGCCGCCCTCGCAGCAGCGCTGCCCGCAGATTTGCTGGCGAGCTATTCGCAAAATGCTGAAGAAGCCGAAGACGTTATCGTCGCCGACCTTGCCTATGGCGATGCTATTATGATCAAAGGGTCCAACGGTGTCGGGCTGGCGCGCATTGTGAATGCGATTATCGCGCGCTTCGAACAGAGCTGA
- a CDS encoding putative peptidoglycan glycosyltransferase FtsW → MFSRAEKTPLAEWWWSIDKELLGALILLLMGGVVLSFGASPAVAERIGLDEWHFVIRHAFFAVLAVPVMLATSLLSQRQARFAALGVLIAMTIMLWATLRFGTEVKGARRWLSIAGQSLQPSEFVKPAFAVIGAWLFSEYMIHRNVPGRIIATLIMLAIVGALLLQPDLGQTALVMATWAVLLFFSGISWWIIFGLAGAGGALLFGAYAFFPHFARRIDTFINPDGGGNTYQIDRALQSLMEGGWFGRGPGESLAKKLIPDAHADYVFSAAAGEFGILFCIGLVALIGFIVVRAMLAAQRQTSLFARLAASTIAVQFAMQSGINLAVNLNLVPPKGMTLPFVSYGGTSMLAVAFGMGLMLALTRTKPEERMATGLPSYRSAVVAPAE, encoded by the coding sequence ATGTTTTCCCGCGCCGAAAAGACCCCGCTCGCCGAGTGGTGGTGGTCGATTGATAAAGAATTGCTGGGAGCGCTGATCCTGCTCCTGATGGGCGGAGTGGTGCTAAGCTTCGGCGCCAGCCCGGCCGTGGCCGAACGCATCGGCCTGGACGAATGGCATTTCGTTATCCGTCACGCTTTCTTTGCCGTACTGGCCGTGCCGGTCATGCTGGCCACGTCACTGCTGAGCCAGCGCCAGGCGCGGTTCGCGGCTTTGGGCGTGTTGATCGCCATGACCATCATGCTCTGGGCGACGCTGCGCTTCGGCACCGAGGTCAAAGGCGCGCGCCGCTGGCTGTCCATCGCCGGGCAATCCTTGCAGCCTTCGGAATTCGTCAAGCCGGCCTTCGCGGTGATCGGCGCCTGGCTGTTTTCCGAATATATGATCCATCGCAATGTGCCCGGCCGGATAATCGCGACCCTGATCATGCTGGCCATTGTCGGCGCATTGTTGCTGCAACCGGATCTGGGGCAGACGGCGCTGGTCATGGCGACCTGGGCGGTACTGCTGTTTTTTTCCGGTATTTCCTGGTGGATCATTTTCGGCCTGGCCGGTGCCGGCGGTGCGTTGCTGTTCGGGGCCTATGCGTTCTTCCCGCACTTCGCGCGACGCATCGACACGTTCATCAATCCTGACGGCGGCGGCAATACCTATCAGATCGACCGGGCCTTGCAGTCGCTGATGGAGGGAGGCTGGTTCGGGCGGGGGCCGGGTGAATCGCTGGCCAAGAAGCTGATTCCCGACGCCCATGCCGATTATGTGTTCTCGGCCGCCGCGGGGGAGTTCGGCATCCTGTTCTGCATCGGCCTGGTGGCGCTGATCGGCTTCATCGTCGTGCGGGCGATGCTTGCGGCGCAGCGGCAAACCAGCCTGTTCGCAAGGCTTGCGGCCTCGACCATCGCGGTGCAATTCGCCATGCAATCGGGCATCAATCTCGCGGTGAACCTCAATCTCGTTCCGCCCAAGGGCATGACGCTGCCCTTCGTTTCCTATGGCGGCACCTCGATGCTGGCGGTGGCGTTCGGCATGGGGCTGATGCTGGCGCTGACCCGCACCAAGCCTGAAGAACGGATGGCGACCGGGCTTCCCTCCTACCGCAGCGCCGTGGTAGCCCCGGCGGAATGA